In the Salvia splendens isolate huo1 chromosome 16, SspV2, whole genome shotgun sequence genome, taaataggttggagttgtgaatagtgtcatttattagttgcggcccgggccgcaacctgcatggttacagcagttggggtctgggccgcaactgtagaggaatgatgacgtggaggggacttggggccggaaatggggacggggttaatgaCGCCCTAAGCTAATGTTTCCGAGGACTGATATATAACGGTACAGTCCAATTTCACCTTATTCTCTTGTTTTATTCTCGGTGATTGCGCCAATTAACAACTCAAACAAAAAAGTGAAAACCAATCTCCTTAAACCTCTTATCTATCTCAGCTGCATCTCCAACGGTTACATCCCTCAGCTCCCTTCATTTTCTCGCAAATGTTAGCTCTACTCTCTCTTTTCCTCTCAATCTTGCATCACTGCACCAATATCGCTGTGGTGACTTCTTTGAACGACGAAGGCATAGCTCTGTTTTCATTCAAGCAATCCATTGATTCAGACCCTCAAATCTCACTCAGCAACTGGAATTATTCCGACCAAACCCCATGTTCGTGGAATGCCATCACATGCAAACAACAGAGAGTTGTTTCCATTAGCATTCCCAACAAGAAACTCTCTggtttcctctctccctccctcggCTCTCTCTCCGAGCTCCGCCACCTCAACTTGAGGAGCAATAGGCTTCACGGGGCCTTGCCCTCTCATCTCTTTAACGCTCGTGCACTGCAAAGTTTGGTTCTTTATGGGAATTCCTTTTCTGGGCCTCTAccttttgaggttggaaacctTGTATCACTTCAAAGTTTAGATTTTTCGAATAATTTGTTAAGTGGGTCCTTTCCGTTGGCGTTGCTTCAGTGCAAGAGGTTGAGGTATCTTGATTTTAGTCATAATAATTTTAGTGGGGTTTTGCCTTTTGGGATTGGGGGAAACTTGATTTTGTTGGAGAAGCTTTATCTTTCTTACAATGCATTTGGTGGTATGATTCCTGATGATTTAGGGTCTTTGTCTAATTTGATAGGAACCGTTGATTTGTCTCATAATCTGTTCAACGGTTCGATTCCGGCTAGTCTTGGCAATCTTCCTGAGAAGGTTTACATTGATCTAACACACAACAATTTAACTGGTCCAATTCCACAAAATGGTGCTTTGGTGAATAGAGGGCCAACTGCCTTTGTTGGGAATCCTGGTCTCTGTGGCCCTCCTCTCAAGAACCCTTGTTCTTCGATAAGTGAGGCTAATCCGCCCTCCTCGTTGCCATACTTGCCCTATAACTACCCTCTCCAAGGTGGAGAGAGTGTTGGAAAAGTTGATGGAGAGAAGGGGCTGAGTAAAGCAACTGTAGCTGCCATTGTTTTGAGTGATGATGTTGGCATTTGTGTGATAGGATTTTTGCTCTCTTATTGTTACATGAGATATGCGAAGGCGAGGAGAGACCGTGCTAATAACGGTGAGAAGGGGGGTGGGGATAGGAAGCAGTGTTCATGCTTCAGGAGGGCTGAGTCAGATTCTTTATCTGAAAATGCAGAGAAGTATGATCTAGTGCATTTGGATGCAGAGGTGGTTTTTGACCTAGACGAGCTTTTGAAGGCGTCTGCATTCGTTCTTGGCACGACCGGGATTGGGATTGTGTACAAAGTTGTGCTTGATGATGGCCTTACCTTGGCTGTTAGGAGGCTAGGTGAAGGAGGCTCACAGAGATTTAAGGAATTCCAAAGTGAAGTTGAAGCTATTGCAAAGCTACGACATCCAAATTTAGTAACTCTTCGAGCTTATTATTGGTCAGTTGATGAGAAGTTACTCACTCATATATGACTTCTTACCAAATGGGAATCTCACTGCAGCCATCCATGGTGAGTTTAGCCTCTTAAATCTTTCATAAAAATGTGTTCTTGATTGTTTTAGTTGAAATCTCTTGCTATTTTGCAGGGAACAATCCTCTTCCATGGTGTATGAGATTGAAGATACTGAGAGGAGTTGCAAAAGGCCTAGTTTATCTACACGAATGCAGTCCCAAGAAATATGTCCATGGTGATCTAAAGCCATCAAACATACTACTCGACCACAAGATGGAGGCGAAGATCTCTGATTTTGGCCTCGGCCACCTTGCTCACATAGCTGGTGGGGTGGTTACGGAGaagcaccaccaccaccaaaggCAGGGGAGCTATCTGTCTTCGGAGGTTGTCCCAACCTGGGCCTCGTATCGGGCTCCTGAGGCAGTGAAGGTGGTGAAGGCGTCCCAAAAATGGGACGTCTTCTCGTATGGGATGATACTGCTGGAAGTTGTGACTGGGAGATCAGTGGTGGATCTAGTGAATTGGGTGCAGCTATGCATTGAAGAGAAGAGTCCTCTCTCAGAAATATTGGATTTGCATTTGATTCAAGAAAATGGTGGTAGAAGAGAAGAGGAAGAGATGATAGGTGTGTTGAAGATTGCAATGTTGTGCACACATTGTAACCCTGATACGATGCCTTCTATGAGGCATGTCTCGGATGCTTTGGAAAGACTCCCGCTTTCCCGTGATTAAAAGTTCGTTCGAGCCCGTTTAGCAAAATTGGCCGTGTTGGTTTGTGAGTTATGTGGCGTATTagttttattgttatttttttggtattttggTTGTGACATGCTGCATTGGTGAAATTATTCATTTGTAACATACAagtctaattaaattattgcattCTTTTTGCTATTGGTGATATATTGTCCTTTGTGGTGGTGGGAATTATTTATAATGTGACAAATATTCATTAAATATCCGTAGGCGCTGATAATTATGGGATTGGCGGGGACAGCATCCAAGCTTgatcatcattttattaaatcaCTTTCTTGATCATATGACCGTTAGTAACTTCAACTTTTTTTATGAGAATCTATATAGTTTTCATAGATAAAAAGCAATGACTCGTGTCTCTTTGTTAAGTCCGAACTTCACTAAATCACAAGtgataaatttgaaataaaaagtTTCAATTTCAGATTGGGTCATGCCAAGCCCGGCTAGGCTCGTCTCCAGCCAAGGCTATGCTTGGAAAGGGCCGGACTTTTTGCGTATAAACAGAACCGATCGACCAAACCCTGGACTAGATTGTACTAATTCGGATGATTATAGTAAATCTACCAATTTTCTTGATTTATGATATTTGACAGTGTTGAGGACAAGTGTATCAATGGAGTAGGTATTCTCCTATCATGCTCATAAGTATTCCTTTGGTCATACAAATTATAATAGTAGGCATCCTCATCCATCCGCCGATCATGGAAATTAAGATGGACAACAATGAGGCAATTTGGGTTTGGGATTCTTCCAACATTAGTTGATTTATTATTTGCCAATTAAGTCAATGTTAGTTCTCTTGTTTGGCATGGCTTGAAAATTTTGgtgtgttttctttttcttatgattGATGTGCTGTAATTTGTTCCTATGTTTGCTCAGGGCCAAGCAGTCTAATTACTTATTCTAAATATTCCAGAAGCAATGGGAGAATTCTTATTCTATTTTTCTGCCACACCTTTCAATTCAAAATTGATGGCATGGTATGTGTTTGATACTTTGATTTTATTCAGAAATTAGAATGGAAGCATATTGCATTTttataaagtgaataaaatgATGCACTATGTAAAATATgagtaattaataaaaaccTGAACTAATAAAGAGACCAAGAGATAACACAAACACAATCGGTACTAGGATGCTAAAAACGCTACTACTTTGCTAAACTTGATACTCGTATTAGTGACTCAATGTTTTGATTAGACTCCTACCCTTTTCAGAAGAAATAACTATACATAACAATTTATTTACTGATAAATTTTGTGTCTGGACTATAAAAATCTTACAAGAACCATAACAAAGAATTCCAACTCGTCCTCTAAATACATCCCAGTCAAATACAGCCTCAATTATTTCGATGCAATTTCATAAATATATTCTGCCTGTCTATAAATCTTACACAATATAGACTAGTCCAATTACATAAATACCATAGACTAGTCCAATTGCTTTCCGGCAATAGGCCCTAAAGCTAAAGCGGTCCTATTTATAGCCAACTCTAAGGATCGGACCGCTCGTATTCATAACACAAGTTggataatttttaaatatctaAATTTTATTTAGTAAATTTCATAGTACATATTTTATAAAGAGATCAATAATGACTTTTGATTCCCGGTCATAACTCGAAACTCCAACCTATTGGTTTGAGGAGAAACGTCTTATCTTCTAAGTTGTGATATCATCTAGTCAATATCATTCATTAGCTGTCTTTAATCTTTTTGTCGCATCTAAAAATTGAACTGATTAGTCCTAAGTTAATAAGTTAATTAGTCCTAAGTTAATAAGTCTGAGAGACTAAATCACACTATTTCGAATAAATTAGAGTCACGATCTTTCTTtctcattcattcattcatacaAAAAAAAGGTTGAAACCCCAACCCTAAGGGGCCCCCACATCCCAGTCCGACAGTATTGCGAAATCAGGGTACGTAGTGAGAATCTTTCTTTCTCACTTGTGCGATATATGGTCAAAATCAGATTAAATTGTCAAATGCTCCTAATAAAAAATAGGATTGATCAGCGATTCCAAAAGAACTCGATTTACACCCCTTTCCATGAAAGAGTTCATATATGTTTCCACACCAGTTTAATTTTCTTAGTCTTAAAACAGATACAAAATTCATCACTACCAAAAAGGATAGCCATATCAAAATATAAAACGCGAAATGAAATAGCTGAAGACATAGTCATGATCATGAATGGCAAGAGTTGGCATTAGATAATTAGTAGAGTACAACACTTTAGTGAAAATTACAGCATAGTTTAATCAAGTCAGAGAGTGTTGAAGAATGGAGATgacgacgaagaagaagaaatccgaGCGGTTTCATCCTCGCATGCAATTCTCAGCCTCTTCACCCCCTCAACAAACTCCCTGTTCAACCACACACATTGATTAACacataattaattcatttttaaatcAACAttattatctttcttacttCCATGGAACATCTCCAACCTTCCTCCACTGCTCATTTTCATCCTTATAAAACAACGAAAACGGCGAGTCTGATTGGAACAGCCTCAATCCAGACATGGATTGTTTCCCTGTAGATTAAATAACACAAGTTGCTTAGAAACgtatctcatactttattctctcgtCTCTCTTACATTTAACGTACCAAACATGTCTTCGAGTTGAAGGGCGAGGGATAAATAGTCCATGTTGTGGAGAAGGCAAACTTTCCTCCCAACCACCACTCCATCCATGTTAACCTTCACATAACTCCATCTTTGTTTGCTTTCAATCCCTTCACATTCCTCCTCACAATTTTCCTTTGACTGCAAATCCTCACTCTTTTTCGGCCACTCCATCAACATCTCGTAATTCTCTACATTTATTACTCAAATCAAATCAATTAATCACCCACATTCTAAATATAATGGTTAATTAATTATGTCCCAACTTCGAGCGCTAGACTAAAAATGTCCACAAACTTAGGCTTTCCTTTTAAAAATCTCAAATTCAA is a window encoding:
- the LOC121770977 gene encoding auxin-responsive protein IAA32-like isoform X2 codes for the protein MDSSYLLNHAALSSYLGKEDSSIIDLGLSLRIVQPHPACYSHHAHENYEMLMEWPKKSEDLQSKENCEEECEGIESKQRWSYVKVNMDGVVVGRKVCLLHNMDYLSLALQLEDMFGKQSMSGLRLFQSDSPFSLFYKDENEQWRKGVC
- the LOC121770977 gene encoding auxin-responsive protein IAA32-like isoform X1, with product MDSSYLLNHAALSSYLGKEDSSIIDLGLSLRIVQPHPACYSHHAHENYEMLMEWPKKSEDLQSKENCEEECEGIESKQRWSYVKVNMDGVVVGRKVCLLHNMDYLSLALQLEDMFGKQSMSGLRLFQSDSPFSLFYKDENEQWRKVGDVPWKEFVEGVKRLRIACEDETARISSSSSSSPFFNTL